One Chryseobacterium wanjuense genomic region harbors:
- a CDS encoding TCR/Tet family MFS transporter: MENSRKKAAIGFIFITLLIDITGWGIIIPVVPKLIEELIHGDISEAAKYGGWLGFAYAFTQFIFSPVVGNLSDKYGRRPIILISLFGFAVDYIFLALAPTIWWLFLGRVIAGITGASVTTASAYIADISTDEDRAKNFGLIGAAFGLGFIIGPVLGGVLGHYGARVPFYAAAGLCLLNFLYGYFILPESLDKDKRREFNWKRANPIGSFKFLGKHPEISGLIVSLILIYIAGHAVQSNWSFFTMYKFNWTERMVGISLGVVGLLVGIVQGGLIRWTTPRLGEQKSIYYGLALYAVGMLLFAFATQGWMMFAFLIPYCLGGICGPALQSVITKSVPSNEQGELQGALTSLMSATSIVGPPMMTNLFYFFTHDEAPFKFSGAPFFLAFILMAISVVITYYAFQKKHPKKDSIE, from the coding sequence ATGGAAAATTCTAGGAAAAAGGCCGCTATTGGTTTCATATTTATTACATTACTGATTGATATTACGGGATGGGGTATCATCATTCCGGTGGTTCCGAAACTTATTGAAGAACTTATTCATGGTGACATAAGTGAAGCTGCTAAATATGGGGGCTGGTTGGGATTTGCTTATGCATTTACACAATTTATTTTCTCTCCTGTTGTCGGAAACTTAAGTGACAAATATGGACGAAGACCTATTATTCTGATTTCACTTTTCGGATTTGCGGTAGATTATATTTTCCTGGCTTTAGCACCGACAATCTGGTGGCTGTTCCTGGGAAGGGTGATTGCCGGCATTACGGGAGCCAGCGTGACTACGGCGAGTGCTTATATTGCCGATATTTCTACAGATGAAGACAGAGCTAAAAATTTTGGTTTAATTGGTGCTGCTTTTGGCCTCGGATTCATTATTGGACCTGTTTTGGGTGGAGTTTTAGGCCATTATGGAGCCAGAGTTCCCTTTTATGCTGCAGCCGGATTGTGTTTACTGAATTTCCTTTACGGATATTTCATCCTTCCGGAAAGTTTGGATAAAGACAAAAGAAGGGAATTTAACTGGAAAAGAGCAAACCCGATAGGTTCATTTAAATTTTTAGGTAAACATCCCGAAATTTCCGGATTAATTGTTTCATTAATTTTAATTTACATTGCAGGACACGCAGTTCAGAGTAACTGGAGCTTCTTTACTATGTATAAATTCAACTGGACGGAGAGAATGGTAGGAATTTCTTTAGGTGTTGTGGGATTATTGGTAGGAATCGTTCAAGGAGGCTTGATTCGATGGACTACTCCGAGACTGGGCGAACAAAAAAGTATTTATTACGGATTGGCACTTTACGCTGTCGGAATGTTGCTTTTTGCCTTTGCTACGCAGGGTTGGATGATGTTTGCATTCTTAATTCCTTATTGTCTAGGCGGTATTTGCGGACCTGCGTTACAGTCGGTCATTACGAAAAGTGTACCTTCCAACGAGCAGGGAGAATTGCAGGGGGCATTGACGAGTTTAATGAGTGCAACATCTATTGTCGGACCTCCGATGATGACGAATTTATTTTACTTCTTCACGCATGATGAAGCTCCGTTTAAGTTTTCCGGCGCGCCGTTCTTTTTGGCTTTTATTTTAATGGCGATCAGTGTGGTGATTACGTATTACGCTTTTCAGAAAAAACATCCGAAGAAAGATAGTATAGAATAA
- a CDS encoding Sec-independent protein translocase subunit TatA/TatB — protein MELSFGEMALIAVAIVVLFGPDKLPQIARDLGSGVRKMRGAVEDIKTEILKETDNPVSEIKREIEKVKDAAKDFNPMKDIQKDILTEPQASNEPPKPKPSEDETYEGPVSR, from the coding sequence ATGGAACTAAGCTTTGGAGAAATGGCACTGATTGCTGTGGCGATCGTTGTATTATTCGGACCGGATAAACTTCCTCAAATTGCGCGTGATCTGGGATCAGGTGTAAGAAAAATGCGTGGCGCAGTGGAAGATATTAAAACTGAGATCTTGAAGGAAACAGATAATCCTGTTTCTGAGATCAAGCGTGAAATAGAGAAAGTGAAGGATGCTGCGAAAGATTTTAATCCGATGAAAGATATCCAAAAAGATATTCTTACCGAACCACAGGCATCGAATGAACCTCCAAAACCAAAGCCTTCCGAAGATGAAACTTACGAAGGACCTGTAAGCAGATAA
- a CDS encoding PQQ-dependent sugar dehydrogenase produces the protein MKKLLFTASIFSSLFINAQSISLEEFATGLTAPVEIVNANDSRMFVVQQNGIIKIVQPNGTVNPTNFLNISSKITYGGERGLLGLAFHPQYSTNGYFFVYYNDLDGNVTVARYTRSSNPDVADPATEKIIINQSKPFDNHNGGSIHFAPDGYLWIVTGDGGSGGDPNNNAQNKNSLLGKLLRLDINSTGPYNIPPGNPFVGVDGADEVWAYGLRNAWKFNFDTVSGNVMIADVGQGQYEEINRVPLTQAGVNYGWRCYEGNNAYNTAGCAAQSTMTFPVAVYDHSGGKCSITGGYVYRGAQFPVLQGKYIFADYCSTQIGILNPNNSITWSPAFSGNNFSTFGVNNQNELFVAAVNNGKIFRVTTTSLGTQENENLAEIKVYPNPASKKVFIEGLKDKNISVEIINFEGRRILESVKIENDNSIDISGIPAGVYFINLKSGNLKSYSQKLIIK, from the coding sequence ATGAAAAAACTACTTTTTACAGCAAGTATTTTTTCTTCCCTGTTTATTAATGCCCAAAGCATTAGTCTGGAAGAATTTGCTACCGGGCTTACTGCCCCAGTTGAGATTGTAAATGCCAATGACAGCAGAATGTTTGTCGTACAGCAAAACGGGATTATTAAAATCGTACAGCCGAACGGAACTGTAAATCCAACTAATTTCCTGAATATCAGCTCAAAAATCACTTACGGAGGCGAAAGAGGTCTTTTGGGACTGGCATTTCATCCGCAATACTCGACCAACGGGTATTTTTTTGTGTATTATAACGACCTGGACGGTAATGTAACAGTCGCCAGATACACCCGAAGTTCAAATCCGGATGTTGCAGATCCGGCCACTGAAAAAATTATTATCAACCAGTCGAAACCGTTTGATAATCACAATGGAGGAAGCATTCATTTTGCGCCGGATGGTTATTTGTGGATTGTTACGGGTGATGGAGGAAGCGGCGGCGATCCCAATAATAATGCCCAAAACAAAAATTCTCTTTTGGGAAAATTGTTAAGATTAGACATCAATTCTACCGGGCCCTACAATATCCCACCCGGAAATCCTTTTGTAGGCGTGGATGGAGCGGATGAAGTCTGGGCTTACGGATTGAGAAATGCCTGGAAATTTAATTTCGATACCGTTTCCGGGAATGTGATGATTGCGGATGTAGGTCAGGGACAATATGAAGAAATCAACCGTGTTCCGCTGACACAGGCTGGAGTCAACTATGGGTGGAGATGTTATGAGGGAAATAATGCCTACAATACTGCCGGATGTGCTGCTCAATCGACCATGACATTTCCGGTTGCGGTGTATGATCATTCCGGAGGAAAATGCTCGATTACAGGAGGTTATGTTTACAGAGGAGCGCAATTTCCTGTCTTACAGGGAAAATATATTTTTGCTGACTATTGTTCTACACAGATCGGTATCTTAAATCCGAATAATTCAATTACCTGGTCACCGGCATTTTCAGGAAATAATTTTTCAACTTTCGGAGTGAATAATCAAAATGAATTGTTCGTCGCAGCAGTAAATAACGGAAAAATTTTCAGAGTGACTACAACCAGCTTAGGAACTCAGGAAAACGAAAACCTTGCTGAAATAAAAGTTTATCCGAATCCTGCATCTAAAAAAGTTTTCATAGAAGGCTTAAAAGACAAAAATATTTCCGTTGAAATCATCAATTTTGAAGGAAGAAGAATACTAGAATCAGTAAAGATAGAAAATGATAACAGTATTGACATATCGGGAATTCCAGCGGGAGTTTATTTTATTAATTTAAAATCAGGAAACCTGAAATCTTATAGCCAGAAATTGATTATTAAGTAA
- the secD gene encoding protein translocase subunit SecD produces the protein MQGKGLITIVAIVLGLICLNELLPTWYASKIEKQATAIAGDNPEKYQKEIAKLSKDTLNLGFTKLYYTKAKDKEMKLGLDLKGGINVLLEINQRDLVNDLTNYSTNPILIEALNKTDEVQKNSTKSYIDNFFDQFDAINKAKGTNLKLADPEIFGNTTLTEVKYNTPDDQVKSIVKRKIDASVGTAFEVIRTRIDKLGAIQPNVQRVPGTARISVEMPGMKDIDKVKKMLQTSAKLQFWEVQQVPEIAPYFQTLTSIVAAKGDSMGVAKNVNFMNLIHLDKLRTNGVANVKLSDTAVVNKILNSKVAQSLRPANIKYTQFMWGYKPEATDSESLVLYAIRGNINQKAPVDGAVESASIGYDELSRVVVDMQMDSKGAKEWKTLTEKNVGKPVAVTLDGRVYTAPNVVNAIPNGRTQISGNFSQEEAKELVDVLGAGKLPAGAKVVQATVVGPSLGQESIDAGLMSFIIAFGIIIVYIIFYYGGAGVYAVIAMIINLFYIFGIMDSGDFTLTLPGIAGIVLTMAVAVDTNVIIYERTKEELFAGKGILEAYKDGFKHALNAIIDGHTTTFLTAVVLFFFGTGPIKGFALTLMIGIAMTLFTSVLLSRVMIFSRLNKGKGLSVWTPATKNLFRNTWIDFIGKRKYAYIFSAVLTVVCIISIATHGFKYGIDFTGGRNYVVRFDKNINVNDIEEKLVTTFKTEDGKNSSVEAKTFGNDRQLKISTDYLIDDESLKADQIIEQKLFEGLKTNLPANMTLKDFKSADKDHAGIISSEKVGPSVADDIKIHGIYAVLAALGMIFIYILVRFRKWQFSLGAVASLFHDAVIILGAYSLLHKYMPFNMEINQDFIAAILTVLGYSINDTVIIFDRIREYLREKKSITLAGLFDDSISSTLGRTFNTSFTTILVILAIFIFGGDNLRGFMFAMLIGIGFGTYSSIFVASAIAYDFLKTGKEEDVHGKSTTNKEVLASK, from the coding sequence ATGCAAGGAAAAGGACTTATTACAATTGTTGCTATTGTACTAGGGTTGATTTGCTTAAACGAGCTATTACCAACATGGTACGCCAGCAAAATTGAAAAGCAGGCGACTGCTATTGCAGGAGACAATCCGGAGAAGTATCAGAAAGAAATTGCAAAACTTTCTAAGGATACACTGAATCTGGGATTCACTAAACTTTATTACACTAAAGCCAAAGACAAGGAAATGAAACTTGGTCTTGACTTGAAAGGTGGGATCAACGTTCTTTTGGAGATCAACCAAAGAGATCTTGTGAATGATTTAACAAATTATTCTACGAACCCGATCCTTATCGAGGCTTTAAACAAAACGGATGAAGTTCAGAAGAATTCTACAAAATCTTACATCGACAACTTTTTCGACCAGTTCGATGCAATTAACAAAGCTAAAGGTACAAACCTGAAGTTGGCAGATCCGGAAATTTTCGGAAATACAACACTTACTGAGGTAAAGTACAATACGCCTGATGATCAGGTAAAAAGCATTGTTAAAAGAAAAATCGATGCGTCTGTAGGAACAGCTTTTGAGGTAATCAGAACGAGAATTGACAAGTTGGGAGCTATCCAGCCAAACGTTCAGAGAGTACCTGGTACAGCTAGAATTTCTGTAGAAATGCCTGGTATGAAAGACATCGATAAGGTGAAGAAAATGCTTCAGACTTCTGCAAAACTTCAATTCTGGGAAGTACAACAAGTTCCTGAAATAGCGCCATATTTCCAGACATTAACGTCTATCGTGGCTGCTAAAGGCGATTCTATGGGAGTTGCGAAAAACGTAAACTTCATGAATCTTATACACCTTGACAAATTAAGAACCAATGGTGTTGCCAACGTAAAATTGTCTGATACAGCTGTTGTAAACAAAATTTTAAACAGCAAAGTAGCTCAGTCATTACGTCCGGCTAACATTAAATATACACAATTCATGTGGGGTTACAAACCTGAAGCTACAGACTCTGAAAGTCTGGTATTGTATGCGATCAGAGGTAACATCAATCAGAAAGCTCCTGTAGACGGTGCTGTTGAATCTGCAAGCATCGGCTATGATGAGCTGAGCAGAGTAGTAGTAGACATGCAGATGGATTCTAAAGGTGCTAAAGAATGGAAAACATTAACAGAGAAAAACGTAGGTAAACCAGTTGCTGTAACACTTGACGGTAGAGTATACACTGCACCGAACGTTGTAAATGCTATTCCTAACGGTAGAACTCAGATCTCCGGTAACTTCTCTCAGGAAGAAGCTAAGGAATTGGTAGACGTTTTAGGAGCGGGTAAATTACCGGCAGGTGCAAAAGTAGTTCAGGCTACGGTTGTAGGTCCGTCTTTAGGACAGGAGTCTATTGATGCAGGTTTAATGTCATTCATTATCGCATTCGGTATTATTATCGTTTATATCATCTTCTATTATGGTGGAGCAGGTGTTTATGCTGTTATTGCAATGATTATCAACTTGTTCTATATTTTCGGTATCATGGATTCGGGAGACTTTACGCTTACGCTTCCAGGTATCGCGGGTATCGTTCTTACGATGGCGGTCGCGGTCGACACGAACGTTATTATCTATGAAAGAACAAAAGAAGAGCTATTCGCCGGAAAAGGTATTCTTGAAGCATATAAAGATGGTTTCAAACATGCATTGAATGCAATTATCGATGGTCACACCACGACTTTCTTAACGGCTGTTGTATTATTCTTCTTCGGAACGGGACCTATCAAAGGTTTTGCATTGACACTAATGATCGGTATTGCGATGACATTATTCACGTCAGTATTGCTTTCGAGAGTAATGATCTTCTCAAGATTAAATAAAGGAAAAGGACTTTCTGTCTGGACTCCGGCTACGAAAAATCTATTCAGAAATACTTGGATCGATTTTATCGGAAAAAGAAAATATGCTTATATCTTCTCTGCAGTTCTTACAGTGGTTTGTATCATTTCGATTGCTACACACGGTTTCAAATACGGTATCGACTTTACGGGAGGTAGAAACTACGTGGTAAGATTTGATAAAAATATCAATGTTAATGATATTGAAGAAAAATTAGTAACGACATTCAAAACTGAAGACGGTAAAAACTCTTCTGTTGAAGCTAAAACTTTTGGAAACGACAGACAGCTAAAGATCTCTACAGATTACCTGATCGATGACGAATCTTTAAAAGCTGACCAGATTATCGAGCAAAAATTATTTGAAGGGTTAAAAACAAACTTACCTGCAAATATGACGTTGAAAGACTTCAAATCAGCAGATAAAGACCACGCAGGAATCATCTCTTCTGAAAAAGTAGGGCCTTCTGTGGCCGATGATATTAAGATTCATGGGATCTATGCGGTTTTAGCGGCATTGGGAATGATCTTTATCTACATCTTGGTGAGATTTAGAAAATGGCAGTTCTCTCTTGGTGCGGTTGCGTCTCTATTCCATGATGCGGTAATCATTTTGGGAGCTTATTCATTGCTTCACAAGTATATGCCTTTCAACATGGAGATCAATCAGGATTTCATCGCTGCGATCCTTACGGTATTGGGATACTCAATCAACGATACGGTAATTATCTTCGACAGAATTAGAGAATATCTGAGAGAAAAGAAATCCATCACTTTGGCTGGGTTGTTCGATGACTCTATTTCAAGTACGTTGGGTAGAACATTCAACACCTCATTTACAACAATCCTTGTAATTTTGGCGATCTTCATTTTTGGTGGAGACAACCTAAGAGGATTCATGTTTGCAATGTTAATCGGTATCGGATTCGGTACCTATTCATCGATCTTCGTAGCATCGGCAATTGCCTACGACTTCTTAAAAACCGGTAAGGAAGAAGATGTTCACGGTAAGTCGACTACAAACAAAGAAGTACTTGCTTCAAAATAA
- a CDS encoding sialate O-acetylesterase: protein MNGFGFNKDLPNDLKSFKDVYIFQGNSVPDGNLNGGLGKWDVLKPGNGTGFKSNGKTNTLSDRFGLELSFAKKMKELFPNDKIALIKYAREGTSIDSLAKGDFGCWDADFQGLNGLNQYDNFLKTVKNALSETDIDKDGKKDLIVPSGILWMQGEGDASYDEAIANRYYDHLKILMNQMRAALLTDDLPVVIGKISDSGKDKSGRVWKMGELVQYAQEKFVLNDKSAAIVRSTKNYGYGDDPWHYNSAGYIDLGQKFAEEVFRLIINFENKP, encoded by the coding sequence ATGAATGGTTTTGGCTTTAATAAAGATCTTCCGAATGATTTAAAATCGTTTAAAGATGTTTATATTTTTCAGGGAAATTCTGTTCCGGACGGAAATTTGAATGGCGGACTGGGAAAATGGGATGTTTTAAAGCCGGGAAACGGAACCGGTTTTAAGTCAAACGGAAAAACCAACACGCTGTCCGACAGGTTTGGACTTGAGTTATCTTTCGCTAAAAAAATGAAAGAACTTTTCCCCAACGATAAAATTGCCTTGATCAAATACGCAAGAGAAGGAACTTCAATTGACAGCTTGGCAAAGGGAGATTTCGGTTGCTGGGATGCAGATTTTCAAGGATTAAATGGTTTAAATCAATATGATAATTTTTTAAAAACCGTAAAAAATGCTTTATCGGAAACAGATATTGATAAAGACGGTAAAAAAGACCTTATCGTCCCGTCCGGAATTCTCTGGATGCAGGGCGAAGGCGATGCAAGTTATGACGAAGCCATTGCCAACCGGTATTATGATCATTTAAAAATATTGATGAATCAAATGAGGGCAGCTTTGTTGACGGATGATCTTCCCGTCGTGATCGGAAAAATTTCAGATTCAGGGAAAGACAAATCGGGCAGAGTCTGGAAAATGGGCGAGCTGGTGCAGTATGCTCAGGAGAAATTTGTGCTGAATGATAAAAGTGCAGCGATCGTCCGCTCAACTAAAAATTACGGTTACGGCGACGATCCGTGGCATTACAACAGTGCAGGTTATATCGATTTGGGACAGAAATTTGCGGAAGAAGTATTTAGACTCATTATAAATTTCGAAAATAAACCCTAA
- a CDS encoding phosphatase PAP2 family protein: MEEIILEDKKAFLFLNNLGSSSFDQFWMLISSTWIWVPLYIIFCYFLFKNYKLRSLVFILIFVAIGVTVSDQVAGIFKHGIERLRPCHDPTLEHHMRIVKCGGQYGFYSAHASNTFFLATYLTILLKNNLKWFPYAIFVWAVVVSYSRIYLGVHFPIDILVGAFVGTLLGVIFGALAKKVINKQKITT; this comes from the coding sequence ATGGAAGAAATAATTCTGGAGGATAAGAAAGCTTTTTTGTTTCTCAATAATTTGGGAAGCTCTTCTTTTGATCAGTTCTGGATGCTGATTTCCAGTACGTGGATCTGGGTTCCGCTTTACATTATATTCTGTTATTTTTTATTCAAAAATTATAAACTAAGATCGTTAGTTTTTATATTAATATTTGTAGCTATCGGTGTTACGGTTTCTGATCAGGTGGCCGGTATTTTCAAACATGGCATAGAGAGACTGAGACCTTGTCATGACCCAACTCTTGAGCATCACATGAGAATCGTAAAATGTGGTGGGCAGTACGGATTTTATTCCGCTCATGCTTCCAATACGTTCTTTTTGGCAACTTATTTAACTATTTTATTAAAAAATAACCTTAAATGGTTTCCTTATGCTATATTTGTATGGGCTGTAGTTGTTTCTTATAGCCGCATTTATTTAGGAGTGCATTTCCCGATAGATATTTTGGTGGGGGCGTTTGTTGGTACTTTATTGGGAGTGATTTTCGGTGCACTCGCCAAAAAAGTAATCAATAAGCAAAAAATAACCACATGA
- the hemN gene encoding oxygen-independent coproporphyrinogen III oxidase, which produces MNSLIDKYNIPGPRYTSYPTVPYWDETSFSPEQWKQSVIRTFKESNAEEGISIYIHLPFCEALCTFCACHKRITKQHSVEIPYLESVLKEWQLYLKMFDEKPKLKELHLGGGTPTFFSPENLKKLLTGIFETVEIAEHQEFSFEGHPNNTTRGHLQTLFDLGFRRVSFGVQDYDPKVQKAINRIQPFEKVKEVTEWAREIGYRGISHDLVFGLPHQTWEAMEHTIRKTMELKPDRLAFYSYAHVPWVKGVGQRGFDENDLPSGEEKRHLYEDGKKLLENLGYIEVGMDHFSLEHDDLYQSLIHKKLHRNFMGYTSSKTQLMVGLGMSAISDSWYAFAQNVKTVEEYQKMVEEGEIPVVKGHILNEEDLMVRRHILNLMCQLETTFDVNNSFPELENAFEMLQEMERDELVEINDNQIKITEKGRAFTRNVAMVFDLRMMRNKPETRIFSMTI; this is translated from the coding sequence ATGAATTCTTTAATAGATAAATATAACATTCCCGGCCCTCGTTACACTTCTTATCCTACCGTTCCGTATTGGGATGAAACTTCATTCTCACCGGAGCAATGGAAGCAAAGTGTGATCAGGACTTTTAAGGAGAGTAATGCAGAAGAGGGGATTTCTATCTATATTCACCTGCCTTTCTGCGAAGCTTTATGTACGTTTTGTGCGTGTCATAAGCGCATTACAAAACAGCACAGTGTTGAAATTCCGTACCTGGAAAGTGTGTTGAAAGAATGGCAGCTGTATCTTAAAATGTTTGACGAAAAACCGAAGCTGAAAGAACTTCACTTAGGAGGTGGAACTCCGACTTTCTTCTCTCCGGAGAATCTTAAAAAACTTTTGACAGGTATTTTTGAAACAGTTGAGATCGCTGAGCATCAGGAGTTTTCTTTCGAAGGTCACCCGAACAATACAACGAGGGGACATCTTCAGACGTTATTTGATCTTGGTTTCAGAAGGGTAAGTTTTGGGGTACAGGATTATGATCCGAAGGTTCAGAAGGCCATCAACAGAATTCAGCCTTTTGAAAAGGTAAAAGAAGTGACGGAATGGGCAAGAGAAATCGGGTACAGGGGAATCAGTCATGACCTTGTTTTCGGGCTTCCGCATCAGACCTGGGAAGCGATGGAGCACACCATTCGCAAGACTATGGAGTTGAAACCGGATCGTCTGGCTTTCTATTCTTACGCGCACGTTCCGTGGGTAAAAGGAGTCGGGCAAAGAGGCTTTGACGAAAATGACCTTCCGAGTGGTGAAGAAAAGCGCCATTTGTACGAAGACGGTAAAAAATTACTGGAAAATCTAGGCTATATTGAAGTAGGGATGGATCATTTTTCTTTGGAACACGATGATCTGTACCAGTCTTTAATTCATAAAAAATTACATAGAAATTTCATGGGCTATACTTCCAGCAAGACCCAACTGATGGTCGGTCTGGGAATGTCTGCCATTTCAGATTCGTGGTACGCTTTTGCACAAAATGTGAAAACAGTGGAAGAGTATCAAAAAATGGTGGAAGAGGGCGAAATTCCTGTAGTAAAAGGTCATATTCTGAACGAAGAAGATCTTATGGTAAGAAGACATATTTTGAATCTAATGTGTCAGTTGGAAACCACTTTTGACGTAAACAATTCTTTCCCTGAGCTGGAAAATGCTTTTGAAATGCTGCAGGAAATGGAAAGAGACGAGTTGGTGGAAATTAATGATAATCAGATAAAAATTACGGAAAAAGGAAGGGCTTTTACAAGAAATGTAGCCATGGTTTTCGACCTTAGAATGATGAGAAACAAACCGGAAACGAGAATTTTCTCAATGACGATCTAG
- a CDS encoding WD40/YVTN/BNR-like repeat-containing protein, whose protein sequence is MKKILPFLFSFLGIFSFSQQIESFETILNDKISIRALEIYDNKVWYSGTDSKFGFVDLKNPKNQKQIRLSEKKLQFRTLAQDKSSFYAINIESPAEFFKIDKKSLTSKIVFTDTVKTAFYDALHFVNDQVAYTFSDSDKNNQLKLAVFRNGKWSMFKNNISLNEGEAAFAASNTNIASSKNYLWIATGGKASRILRMNLKDEKFEIFTTPFVQGESSQGMYSIDFSDDKFGIAVGGDYTKQDANINNIATTNDGGKTWQIQASGKNAGYTTCVKIKPNSKGQEIISVGDQHISYSSDFGKTWKKISDEKGFFVCEWVDKNTVVFAGNGKVSLMKLKF, encoded by the coding sequence ATGAAAAAGATTTTACCATTTTTATTTTCATTCTTAGGAATATTTTCATTTTCTCAACAGATAGAAAGCTTTGAAACTATTTTAAATGACAAAATAAGCATCCGTGCTCTGGAAATCTACGACAACAAGGTCTGGTACAGCGGAACGGATTCTAAATTCGGTTTTGTAGACCTAAAAAATCCTAAAAATCAAAAACAGATCAGATTATCTGAAAAGAAGTTGCAGTTTCGGACATTGGCGCAGGATAAAAGTTCGTTTTATGCCATTAATATTGAAAGTCCGGCTGAGTTTTTTAAGATTGATAAAAAAAGCTTAACATCAAAAATTGTATTCACAGATACGGTGAAAACAGCTTTTTATGATGCACTTCATTTTGTAAATGACCAGGTTGCCTATACTTTCAGCGATTCAGATAAAAATAATCAGTTGAAATTAGCTGTTTTTAGAAATGGAAAATGGAGTATGTTTAAAAATAATATTTCATTGAATGAAGGAGAGGCCGCATTTGCCGCAAGCAATACCAATATTGCTTCCTCCAAAAATTATTTGTGGATTGCGACCGGAGGGAAAGCTTCCAGAATTTTAAGAATGAATTTAAAAGATGAAAAATTCGAAATTTTTACGACGCCTTTCGTTCAGGGAGAATCTTCCCAGGGAATGTATTCTATCGATTTTTCAGATGATAAATTCGGGATTGCTGTCGGCGGGGATTACACAAAACAGGATGCAAACATCAATAATATCGCTACCACAAACGACGGTGGAAAAACTTGGCAGATTCAGGCATCAGGAAAAAATGCCGGGTATACGACTTGTGTAAAAATTAAACCGAATTCTAAAGGACAAGAAATTATTTCCGTTGGCGATCAGCATATCAGTTATTCCTCTGATTTTGGAAAAACATGGAAGAAAATTTCTGATGAAAAAGGATTTTTTGTCTGTGAATGGGTAGATAAAAATACAGTTGTTTTTGCCGGAAATGGTAAAGTTTCTTTGATGAAATTAAAATTCTAA